Proteins from one Epinephelus moara isolate mb chromosome 1, YSFRI_EMoa_1.0, whole genome shotgun sequence genomic window:
- the LOC126394550 gene encoding protein mono-ADP-ribosyltransferase PARP6 isoform X1 — translation MACSQCVGPQDIKGQCWTDEESDGENESEQFLYGIQGSCAADLYRHPQLDADIEAVKDIYTDSAVSVREYGTIDDVDIDLHINISFLDEEVATAWKVIRTEPIILRLRFSLSQYLDGPEPSVEVFQPSNKEGFSLGLQLKKILSTFTSQQWKHLSNEFLKAQQEKRHSWFKAGGTIKKFRAGLSIFSPIPKSPSFPLIQDTVLKGKLSVPELRVTRLMNRSISCTMKNPKGELFSYPPNSQTVAVPAARAPAQITTRQLIELFFSSQAGGHCKNIPTLEYGFLVQIMKYSEQRIPTLNEYCVVCDEQHVFQNGSMLKPAVCTRELCVFSFYTLGVMSGAAEEVATGAEVVDLLVAMCRAALESPRKSIIFEPYPSVVDPNDPKTLAFNPKKKNYERLQKALDSVMSIREMTQGSYLEIKKQMDKLDPLAHPLLQWIISSNRSHIVKLPLSRQLKFMHTSHQFLLLSSPPAKEARFRTAKKLYGSTFAFHGSHIENWHSVLRNGLVNASYTKLQLHGAAYGKGIYLSPISSISFGYSGMGKGQHRMPTKDELVQRYNRMNTIPQSRPIQSRFLQSRNLNCIALCEVITSKDLQKHGNIWVCPVSDHVCTRFFFVYEDGQVGDANINTQEPKVQKEIMRVIGTQIYSS, via the exons ATGGCCTGTTCACAATGTGTGGGCCCACAGGACATCAAAGGCCAGTGTTGGACAGACGAGGAGTCGGATGGGGAAAACGAGTCGGAACAGTTCCTGTACGGCATTCAG GGGAGCTGCGCTGCTGACCTGTACCGCCACCCTCAACTGGATGCAGATATTGAGGCCGTAAAAGACATCTACACTGACAGCGCTGTCTCTGTTAG GGAGTATGGAACCATTGATGACGTGGACATCGATCTTCATATTAACATCAGTTTCTTAGAT GAGGAGGTTGCGACAGCTTGGAAAGTTATCAGAACAGAGCCCATTATTCTGAGACTGCGCTTTTCTCTTTCTCAGTACCTCGATGGACCTG AGCCGTCAGTAGAAGTGTTCCAGCCCTCCAATAAAGAAGGCTTCAGCTTGGGCCTACAGCTTAAAAA GATCCTGAGCACGTTCACCTCACAGCAGTGGAAGCACCTCAGTAATGAGTTCCTCAAGGCCCAGCAGGAGAAGAGGCACAGCTGGTTCAAAGCCGGAGGAACCATCAAGAAGTTCCGCGCCGGGCTCAGCATCTTCTCCCCCATACCCAA gtCTCCAAGTTTTCCACTGATCCAAGACACAGTTTTAAAAGGGAAGCTGAGCGTGCCTGAGCTGAGAGTGACCCGCCTGATGAACCGCTCTATCTCGTGTACCATGAAGAACCCCAAAGGGGAGCTCTTCAGCTATCCGCCAAACAGCCAG ACTGTGGCTGTCCCGGCGGCCAGGGCCCCTGCGCAGATTACCACGAGGCAGCTGATTGAATTGTTTTTCTCATCCCAGGCGGGCGGCCACTGCAAGAACATCCCTACCTTGGAGTATGGCTTCTTAGTGCAG ATTATGAAGtactcagagcagaggatcccCACGCTCAACGAGTACTGCGTGGTGTGTGACGAACAGCACGTCTTTCAGAATGGATCCATGCTGAAG cCGGCTGTGTGCACCAgggagctgtgtgtgttctctttCTACACTCTGGGTGTGATGTCTGGAGCTGCAGAGGAAGTGGCCACCGGAGCAGAG GTGGTGGACCTACTTGTGGCTATGTGTCGAGCTGCCCTCGAGTCACCCCGTAAGAGCATCATCTTTGAGCCCTACCCATCAGTCGTTGACCCCAATGACCCCAAGACTCTGGCCTTCAACCCAAAG AAGAAGAATTATGAAAGACTGCAGAAAGCACTGGACAGCGTCATGTCCATTCGGGAAATGACCCAG GGCTCATATCTAGAGATCAAGAAACAGATGGACAAACTTGACCCTTTGGCCCATCCTCTGCTACAGTG GATTATTTCCAGTAACAGGTCTCATATCGTCAAGCTGCCGCTGAGTAGG CAACTGAAATTCATGCACACCTCCCACCAGTTCCTGCTGCTCAGCAGCCCCCCGGCCAAGGAGGCTCGTTTCCGCACTGCCAAGAAGCTTTATGGCAGCACCTTCGCCTTCCA TGGTTCCCATATAGAGAACTGGCACTCTGTTCTGAGAAATGGACTAGTCAATGCCTCTTATACCAAACTGCAG CTGCATGGGGCAGCGTATGGAAAGGGCATCTATCTGAGCCCCATCTCCAGCATATCTTTTGGATACTCAG GAATGGGGAAAGGACAGCACCGCATGCCCACCAAAGATGAACTGGTGCAGCGTTACAACCGCATGAACACCATACCACAG AGCCGTCCAATACAATCAAGGTTTCTCCAGAGTCGAAATCTGAACTGCATCGCTCTGTGTGAAG
- the LOC126394550 gene encoding protein mono-ADP-ribosyltransferase PARP6 isoform X2 has translation MDIKGQCWTDEESDGENESEQFLYGIQGSCAADLYRHPQLDADIEAVKDIYTDSAVSVREYGTIDDVDIDLHINISFLDEEVATAWKVIRTEPIILRLRFSLSQYLDGPEPSVEVFQPSNKEGFSLGLQLKKILSTFTSQQWKHLSNEFLKAQQEKRHSWFKAGGTIKKFRAGLSIFSPIPKSPSFPLIQDTVLKGKLSVPELRVTRLMNRSISCTMKNPKGELFSYPPNSQTVAVPAARAPAQITTRQLIELFFSSQAGGHCKNIPTLEYGFLVQIMKYSEQRIPTLNEYCVVCDEQHVFQNGSMLKPAVCTRELCVFSFYTLGVMSGAAEEVATGAEVVDLLVAMCRAALESPRKSIIFEPYPSVVDPNDPKTLAFNPKKKNYERLQKALDSVMSIREMTQGSYLEIKKQMDKLDPLAHPLLQWIISSNRSHIVKLPLSRQLKFMHTSHQFLLLSSPPAKEARFRTAKKLYGSTFAFHGSHIENWHSVLRNGLVNASYTKLQLHGAAYGKGIYLSPISSISFGYSGMGKGQHRMPTKDELVQRYNRMNTIPQSRPIQSRFLQSRNLNCIALCEVITSKDLQKHGNIWVCPVSDHVCTRFFFVYEDGQVGDANINTQEPKVQKEIMRVIGTQIYSS, from the exons ATG GACATCAAAGGCCAGTGTTGGACAGACGAGGAGTCGGATGGGGAAAACGAGTCGGAACAGTTCCTGTACGGCATTCAG GGGAGCTGCGCTGCTGACCTGTACCGCCACCCTCAACTGGATGCAGATATTGAGGCCGTAAAAGACATCTACACTGACAGCGCTGTCTCTGTTAG GGAGTATGGAACCATTGATGACGTGGACATCGATCTTCATATTAACATCAGTTTCTTAGAT GAGGAGGTTGCGACAGCTTGGAAAGTTATCAGAACAGAGCCCATTATTCTGAGACTGCGCTTTTCTCTTTCTCAGTACCTCGATGGACCTG AGCCGTCAGTAGAAGTGTTCCAGCCCTCCAATAAAGAAGGCTTCAGCTTGGGCCTACAGCTTAAAAA GATCCTGAGCACGTTCACCTCACAGCAGTGGAAGCACCTCAGTAATGAGTTCCTCAAGGCCCAGCAGGAGAAGAGGCACAGCTGGTTCAAAGCCGGAGGAACCATCAAGAAGTTCCGCGCCGGGCTCAGCATCTTCTCCCCCATACCCAA gtCTCCAAGTTTTCCACTGATCCAAGACACAGTTTTAAAAGGGAAGCTGAGCGTGCCTGAGCTGAGAGTGACCCGCCTGATGAACCGCTCTATCTCGTGTACCATGAAGAACCCCAAAGGGGAGCTCTTCAGCTATCCGCCAAACAGCCAG ACTGTGGCTGTCCCGGCGGCCAGGGCCCCTGCGCAGATTACCACGAGGCAGCTGATTGAATTGTTTTTCTCATCCCAGGCGGGCGGCCACTGCAAGAACATCCCTACCTTGGAGTATGGCTTCTTAGTGCAG ATTATGAAGtactcagagcagaggatcccCACGCTCAACGAGTACTGCGTGGTGTGTGACGAACAGCACGTCTTTCAGAATGGATCCATGCTGAAG cCGGCTGTGTGCACCAgggagctgtgtgtgttctctttCTACACTCTGGGTGTGATGTCTGGAGCTGCAGAGGAAGTGGCCACCGGAGCAGAG GTGGTGGACCTACTTGTGGCTATGTGTCGAGCTGCCCTCGAGTCACCCCGTAAGAGCATCATCTTTGAGCCCTACCCATCAGTCGTTGACCCCAATGACCCCAAGACTCTGGCCTTCAACCCAAAG AAGAAGAATTATGAAAGACTGCAGAAAGCACTGGACAGCGTCATGTCCATTCGGGAAATGACCCAG GGCTCATATCTAGAGATCAAGAAACAGATGGACAAACTTGACCCTTTGGCCCATCCTCTGCTACAGTG GATTATTTCCAGTAACAGGTCTCATATCGTCAAGCTGCCGCTGAGTAGG CAACTGAAATTCATGCACACCTCCCACCAGTTCCTGCTGCTCAGCAGCCCCCCGGCCAAGGAGGCTCGTTTCCGCACTGCCAAGAAGCTTTATGGCAGCACCTTCGCCTTCCA TGGTTCCCATATAGAGAACTGGCACTCTGTTCTGAGAAATGGACTAGTCAATGCCTCTTATACCAAACTGCAG CTGCATGGGGCAGCGTATGGAAAGGGCATCTATCTGAGCCCCATCTCCAGCATATCTTTTGGATACTCAG GAATGGGGAAAGGACAGCACCGCATGCCCACCAAAGATGAACTGGTGCAGCGTTACAACCGCATGAACACCATACCACAG AGCCGTCCAATACAATCAAGGTTTCTCCAGAGTCGAAATCTGAACTGCATCGCTCTGTGTGAAG
- the LOC126394550 gene encoding protein mono-ADP-ribosyltransferase PARP6 isoform X3: protein MDIKGQCWTDEESDGENESEQFLYGIQGSCAADLYRHPQLDADIEAVKDIYTDSAVSVREYGTIDDVDIDLHINISFLDEEVATAWKVIRTEPIILRLRFSLSQYLDGPEPSVEVFQPSNKEGFSLGLQLKKILSTFTSQQWKHLSNEFLKAQQEKRHSWFKAGGTIKKFRAGLSIFSPIPKSPSFPLIQDTVLKGKLSVPELRVTRLMNRSISCTMKNPKGELFSYPPNSQTVAVPAARAPAQITTRQLIELFFSSQAGGHCKNIPTLEYGFLVQIMKYSEQRIPTLNEYCVVCDEQHVFQNGSMLKPAVCTRELCVFSFYTLGVMSGAAEEVATGAEVVDLLVAMCRAALESPRKSIIFEPYPSVVDPNDPKTLAFNPKKNYERLQKALDSVMSIREMTQGSYLEIKKQMDKLDPLAHPLLQWIISSNRSHIVKLPLSRQLKFMHTSHQFLLLSSPPAKEARFRTAKKLYGSTFAFHGSHIENWHSVLRNGLVNASYTKLQLHGAAYGKGIYLSPISSISFGYSGMGKGQHRMPTKDELVQRYNRMNTIPQSRPIQSRFLQSRNLNCIALCEVITSKDLQKHGNIWVCPVSDHVCTRFFFVYEDGQVGDANINTQEPKVQKEIMRVIGTQIYSS, encoded by the exons ATG GACATCAAAGGCCAGTGTTGGACAGACGAGGAGTCGGATGGGGAAAACGAGTCGGAACAGTTCCTGTACGGCATTCAG GGGAGCTGCGCTGCTGACCTGTACCGCCACCCTCAACTGGATGCAGATATTGAGGCCGTAAAAGACATCTACACTGACAGCGCTGTCTCTGTTAG GGAGTATGGAACCATTGATGACGTGGACATCGATCTTCATATTAACATCAGTTTCTTAGAT GAGGAGGTTGCGACAGCTTGGAAAGTTATCAGAACAGAGCCCATTATTCTGAGACTGCGCTTTTCTCTTTCTCAGTACCTCGATGGACCTG AGCCGTCAGTAGAAGTGTTCCAGCCCTCCAATAAAGAAGGCTTCAGCTTGGGCCTACAGCTTAAAAA GATCCTGAGCACGTTCACCTCACAGCAGTGGAAGCACCTCAGTAATGAGTTCCTCAAGGCCCAGCAGGAGAAGAGGCACAGCTGGTTCAAAGCCGGAGGAACCATCAAGAAGTTCCGCGCCGGGCTCAGCATCTTCTCCCCCATACCCAA gtCTCCAAGTTTTCCACTGATCCAAGACACAGTTTTAAAAGGGAAGCTGAGCGTGCCTGAGCTGAGAGTGACCCGCCTGATGAACCGCTCTATCTCGTGTACCATGAAGAACCCCAAAGGGGAGCTCTTCAGCTATCCGCCAAACAGCCAG ACTGTGGCTGTCCCGGCGGCCAGGGCCCCTGCGCAGATTACCACGAGGCAGCTGATTGAATTGTTTTTCTCATCCCAGGCGGGCGGCCACTGCAAGAACATCCCTACCTTGGAGTATGGCTTCTTAGTGCAG ATTATGAAGtactcagagcagaggatcccCACGCTCAACGAGTACTGCGTGGTGTGTGACGAACAGCACGTCTTTCAGAATGGATCCATGCTGAAG cCGGCTGTGTGCACCAgggagctgtgtgtgttctctttCTACACTCTGGGTGTGATGTCTGGAGCTGCAGAGGAAGTGGCCACCGGAGCAGAG GTGGTGGACCTACTTGTGGCTATGTGTCGAGCTGCCCTCGAGTCACCCCGTAAGAGCATCATCTTTGAGCCCTACCCATCAGTCGTTGACCCCAATGACCCCAAGACTCTGGCCTTCAACCCAAAG AAGAATTATGAAAGACTGCAGAAAGCACTGGACAGCGTCATGTCCATTCGGGAAATGACCCAG GGCTCATATCTAGAGATCAAGAAACAGATGGACAAACTTGACCCTTTGGCCCATCCTCTGCTACAGTG GATTATTTCCAGTAACAGGTCTCATATCGTCAAGCTGCCGCTGAGTAGG CAACTGAAATTCATGCACACCTCCCACCAGTTCCTGCTGCTCAGCAGCCCCCCGGCCAAGGAGGCTCGTTTCCGCACTGCCAAGAAGCTTTATGGCAGCACCTTCGCCTTCCA TGGTTCCCATATAGAGAACTGGCACTCTGTTCTGAGAAATGGACTAGTCAATGCCTCTTATACCAAACTGCAG CTGCATGGGGCAGCGTATGGAAAGGGCATCTATCTGAGCCCCATCTCCAGCATATCTTTTGGATACTCAG GAATGGGGAAAGGACAGCACCGCATGCCCACCAAAGATGAACTGGTGCAGCGTTACAACCGCATGAACACCATACCACAG AGCCGTCCAATACAATCAAGGTTTCTCCAGAGTCGAAATCTGAACTGCATCGCTCTGTGTGAAG